In Strigops habroptila isolate Jane chromosome 4, bStrHab1.2.pri, whole genome shotgun sequence, a single genomic region encodes these proteins:
- the AP5M1 gene encoding LOW QUALITY PROTEIN: AP-5 complex subunit mu-1 (The sequence of the model RefSeq protein was modified relative to this genomic sequence to represent the inferred CDS: substituted 2 bases at 2 genomic stop codons): FGWEKVCSIKILLFPYRRHYPTIEVHAKTFNRSTHMPVPSDSAFLKALLFELRLTDDHIFMKHRDTCTRINHSSVYSVRTEGGDLWPVLAFQKSGLIYACLPLVEETLEPQPPLLTVSGLLQGLALLLGIVDYISPSWKNEAEMSVKIGELRNLLIQACSLGTPLNTNICSLNSSFDDIQEIPIDKNEPAWRSNTCKGKPQVNICITEKVKCMQYDKRDVVDMWQVYGTVNCKCDIEGSAPNITLSLNLPTNGPPLQDIVVHHCVTSVDPAMLMSSSAEALDDSVYNRPYKFPFIHPSDSFNLCYYTSQVPVPPILGCYQLVEERSQLKITVNLKHHESAKNSFEYXKARIPVFNRGPIDQLEYKVSYGQLDLSQEKSLLFWVIGQKFPKSLEVSLTGTVSFGTAGKEHPTDYVCTGNTAYVKLSFRIPDYIXCYVDQHSIQISAPGKSKITASRELISSSYYLWNSKAPAPTVYKTLLG; encoded by the exons TTTGGGTGGGAAAAGGTGTGTAGCATTAAGATACTCTTATTTCCATATCGCAGACATTACCCTACCATTGAAGTGCACGCTAAGACCTTCAACAGATCAACACATATGCCTGTACCCTCTGACAGTGCTTTTCTGAAAGCCTTGCTTTTTGAACTGAGACTCACAGATGACCATATTTTCATGAAGCATCGAGATACTTGTACCCGAATCAATCATTCATCAGTATACTCAGTTCGCACCGAAGGAGGGGATCTCTGGCCCGTGCTTGCTTTTCAGAAGAGTGGTCTGATATATGCATGTCTTCCACTAGTTGAGGAGACCTTGGAGCCACAGCCACCCCTCCTCACTGTTAGTGGGCTCTTACAAGGACTGGCTCTTTTGTTAGGCATTGTGGACTACATCTCTCCAAGTTGGAAAAATGAAGCTGAGATGAGTGTGAAAATAGGTGAGCTTCGAAATTTGCTTATACAGGCCTGTTCCCTTGGCACCCCCTTAAACACAAACATATGTAGCTTAAACAGCTCATTTGATGACATTCAGGAAATACCTATAGATAAGAATGAACCAGCTTGGAGATCCAACACATGTAAAGGCAAACCTCAGGTGAACATCTGTATCACTGAAAAAGTCAAGTGTATGCAGTATGACAAAAGAGATGTTGTGGACATGTGGCAAGTTTATGGAACTGTAAATTGCAAG TGTGACATAGAGGGATCTGCACCAAACATAACCCTCAGTTTGAATCTCCCAACTAATGGTCCTCCACTCCAAGATATTGTGGTCCATCATTGTGTGACTTCTGTTGACCCTGCCATGCTGATGTCCAGTAGTGCTGAAGCACTGGATGATTCTGTGTACAACAGACCTTAcaaatttcctttcattcatCCTTCAGATTCCTTCAATTTGTGTTACTACACTTCCCAG GTTCCTGTTCCACCAATTTTGGGATGTTATCAACTTGTTGAAGAGAGATCacagttaaaaataacagtTAATTTAAAGCATCATGAAAGTGCAAAGAATTCTTTTGAGTACTGAAAAGCTCGTATACCTGTTTTCAACAG GGGCCCAATCGATCAGTTAGAGTACAAAGTTAGTTATGGCCAACTGGATTTGTCCCAAGAGAAGAGCCTGTTGTTTTGGGTCATTG GACAGAAGTTCCCTAAATCTTTGGAAGTTTCTCTGACTGGAACCGTGTCTTTTGGCACTGCAGGCAAAGAGCACCCAACTGATTATGTTTGCACTGGGAACACTGCTTACGTAAAA CTGTCTTTTAGAATCCCAGACTACATTTGATGTTATGTAGACCAGCATTCTATTCAGATCTCTGCACCAGGAAAATCCAAAATTACTGCAT CCCGGGAACTGATTTCTTCCAGTTACTACCTCTGGAACTCCAAAGCACCAGCACCTACGGTGTACAAAACCTTACTCGGCTAA